TAGGTGCTGTTTTCCAGAACCTTGCCAGCGATGACAGCGCCGTCTTCACCCGCGTTATGCGCGATCTGACGCAGAGGAGACTGAAGGGCCTTGCGGATGATTTCACCGCCGACCTTCTGGTCTTCGTTGTGGTAATGCAGGTGGCCAAGAGCCGTGGAAGCGCGAGCCAGAGCCGTGCCGCCGCCCGGAACGATGCCTTCTTCGACGGCAGCGCGGGTTGCGTGCAGCGCATCGTCGACGCGATCCTTACGCTCCTTCACCTCAATTTCGGTGGAACCACCGACGCGGATGACAGCAACGCCACCGGCGAGCTTCGCAAGACGCTCCTGCAGCTTCTCACGATCGTAGTCGGAGGTTGTTTCCTCGACCTGGGCGCGGATCTGGTTGCAACGACCCTTGATGTCGTCCGCGTTGCCAGCACCCTCAACGATGGTGGTGTTCTCTTTCGAGATGTGCACCTTCTTCGCCGTGCCGAGCATCGGCAGCGTCACGCTCTCAAGCTTGATGCCGAGGTCTTCGCTGATGACCTGACCACCGGTAAGGATGGCGATGTCTTCCAGCATGGCCTTGCGACGATCGCCGAAGCCCGGAGCCTTGACAGCAGCGATCTTCAGACCACCACGCAGCTTGTTGACAACGAGTGTCGCCAGAGCCTCGCCATCGACGTCTTCCGCGATGATGACCAGCGGACGGCCGGACTGCACGACGGACTCAAGCAGCGGAAGGATCGGCTGAAGGGAAGACAGCTTCTTCTCGTGGATGAGGATGTACGGGCTGTCGAGATCAGCCGTCATCTTCTCCGCGTTGGTCACGAAGTACGGGGAGATGTAGCCGCGATCGAACTGCATGCCCTCGACAACGTCGAGCTCGGTCTGGATGCCCTTGGCTTCCTCAACCGTGATCACGCCCTCGGAGCCGACCTTCTGCATGGCCTGCGAGATCATCTCGCCGATCTCTTTCTCGCCATT
The Acetobacter aceti genome window above contains:
- the groL gene encoding chaperonin GroEL (60 kDa chaperone family; promotes refolding of misfolded polypeptides especially under stressful conditions; forms two stacked rings of heptamers to form a barrel-shaped 14mer; ends can be capped by GroES; misfolded proteins enter the barrel where they are refolded when GroES binds), with the protein product MAAKDVKFGGEARQRMLRGVDILADAVKVTLGPKGRNVVLDKSFGAPRITKDGVSVAKEIELADKFENMGAQMLREVASKTNDTAGDGTTTATVLAQAIVREGAKAVAAGMNPMDLKRGIDKAVAAVVEELKKNAKKVTSPAETAQVGTISANGEKEIGEMISQAMQKVGSEGVITVEEAKGIQTELDVVEGMQFDRGYISPYFVTNAEKMTADLDSPYILIHEKKLSSLQPILPLLESVVQSGRPLVIIAEDVDGEALATLVVNKLRGGLKIAAVKAPGFGDRRKAMLEDIAILTGGQVISEDLGIKLESVTLPMLGTAKKVHISKENTTIVEGAGNADDIKGRCNQIRAQVEETTSDYDREKLQERLAKLAGGVAVIRVGGSTEIEVKERKDRVDDALHATRAAVEEGIVPGGGTALARASTALGHLHYHNEDQKVGGEIIRKALQSPLRQIAHNAGEDGAVIAGKVLENSTYTFGFDAQAGEYKDLVEAGIIDPMKVVRTALQDAASVAGLLITTEAMVAERPEKKAPPMPGGGGMGGMGDMDF